Proteins found in one Enterococcus sp. 9D6_DIV0238 genomic segment:
- a CDS encoding class II fructose-bisphosphate aldolase: MPVVSGAEFLKAARKGGYAVGGFNTNNLEWTQAILKAAEAKKAPVLIQTSMGAAKYMGGYKVAKDIITDLVDSMGITVPVAIHLDHGDYEAALECIEVGYTSIMFDGSHLPFEENLKLAKDVVEKAHAKGISVECEVGSIGGEEDGIIGAGELADIEECKQMVATGIDYLACGIGNIHGQYPENWKGLAFDHLQAIADAVGSDVPLVLHGGSGIPQEQIQKAISMGVSKVNVNTEFQLSFAKATREYIEAGKDKEGKGFDPRKLLAPGVAAIVKDAEEHIDWFGSANKA; this comes from the coding sequence ATGCCAGTAGTATCAGGAGCAGAATTCTTAAAAGCTGCACGTAAAGGCGGATATGCAGTTGGTGGATTCAACACAAACAATTTAGAATGGACTCAAGCAATTCTAAAAGCTGCCGAAGCTAAAAAAGCACCAGTTCTTATCCAAACATCAATGGGCGCAGCAAAATACATGGGCGGATATAAAGTGGCTAAAGATATCATCACTGATTTAGTTGATTCAATGGGTATCACTGTACCAGTTGCGATCCACTTAGACCATGGTGACTATGAAGCAGCTTTAGAATGTATCGAAGTTGGCTATACTTCAATCATGTTTGATGGTTCTCATCTTCCATTTGAAGAAAACTTGAAATTAGCGAAAGATGTCGTTGAAAAAGCACACGCTAAAGGAATCTCTGTTGAGTGTGAAGTTGGTTCGATTGGTGGAGAAGAAGACGGAATCATCGGTGCTGGTGAATTAGCTGACATCGAAGAATGTAAACAAATGGTTGCTACAGGTATTGACTATTTAGCTTGTGGTATTGGTAACATTCACGGTCAATATCCTGAAAACTGGAAAGGCCTTGCTTTTGATCACTTACAAGCAATCGCTGATGCTGTAGGTTCTGATGTTCCTTTAGTATTACACGGTGGTTCAGGTATTCCTCAAGAACAAATCCAAAAAGCTATCTCAATGGGTGTATCTAAAGTCAACGTAAATACTGAATTCCAATTATCTTTTGCTAAAGCAACTCGTGAATATATCGAAGCTGGCAAAGACAAAGAAGGAAAAGGCTTTGACCCACGTAAATTGTTA
- a CDS encoding YitT family protein: protein MVGKRAASYKQNELLKKFAVIFITGILAAVGLNFFLIPARVFSAGMNGVAQIIATLLYTHFSITIDTGLFILLLNIPIFVLGFIKLGKESTIFSFLNVAWISVVTMFLPIVVITENPLMNAIVGGVLIGIGAGLSLKMGFTTGGMDVISLVLSKTTGKTVGNYMFMLNGIIVAVAGVVFDWESALYTIISIYCLTQVVDTIHTSHQKITAMIVTVNPETVAQAISKEMVRGMTLLPSIGGYSGVEGRMIMMVITRYELYDLEQIVYSVDENAFMNILPTQSVLGRFANEDEQRIFKSTGSFPELKKHKMKLK from the coding sequence ATGGTGGGCAAGCGAGCTGCTTCATATAAACAAAATGAATTACTGAAAAAATTTGCTGTTATTTTTATCACGGGAATTTTAGCGGCAGTTGGATTGAATTTTTTTCTAATTCCCGCAAGAGTCTTCTCTGCTGGAATGAACGGGGTAGCGCAAATCATTGCAACGCTGCTGTATACACATTTTTCAATCACGATCGATACAGGTTTATTTATTTTACTATTGAATATACCGATTTTTGTGTTAGGCTTTATTAAGCTAGGGAAAGAATCGACTATTTTCAGTTTTCTGAATGTTGCTTGGATTTCAGTTGTGACCATGTTTCTACCTATCGTCGTGATTACGGAAAATCCATTGATGAATGCGATCGTTGGTGGTGTGTTGATCGGGATCGGCGCAGGGTTATCTTTGAAGATGGGGTTTACGACAGGTGGAATGGACGTTATTTCACTAGTCTTATCAAAGACGACTGGGAAAACGGTTGGAAATTATATGTTTATGTTGAATGGCATCATTGTTGCTGTTGCAGGCGTTGTGTTTGATTGGGAGAGTGCGTTATATACGATTATTTCGATCTATTGTTTAACACAGGTCGTGGATACGATCCATACCAGTCATCAAAAAATCACAGCGATGATCGTAACAGTGAATCCTGAAACGGTTGCTCAGGCGATTTCCAAAGAAATGGTTCGTGGGATGACATTATTGCCGTCTATCGGCGGATATTCGGGTGTAGAAGGTCGAATGATCATGATGGTGATCACACGATATGAACTCTATGACCTAGAACAAATCGTTTATTCAGTCGATGAGAATGCATTTATGAATATTTTGCCTACGCAATCGGTCTTAGGGCGATTTGCCAATGAAGATGAACAGCGGATTTTTAAAAGTACAGGATCTTTTCCAGAGTTAAAAAAACATAAAATGAAACTCAAATAA
- a CDS encoding YajQ family cyclic di-GMP-binding protein codes for MAAKEASFDVTSEMNMEEVKNSIQIALKEIKNRFDFKGSIADIKLENGKLVLVAEDDYKVEQVKDVLFSKLVKRAVPIKNIHFSDSEKALGGNVRQYGDLISGIDRDNAKKINVAIKNSGIKVKSQIQEDKIRVTGKSRDDLQKVITLLRTLDLPVELQFTNYR; via the coding sequence ATGGCAGCAAAAGAAGCAAGTTTCGACGTCACCTCTGAGATGAATATGGAAGAAGTCAAAAATTCGATCCAAATCGCATTGAAAGAAATCAAAAATCGTTTTGACTTCAAAGGTTCAATTGCAGACATAAAATTAGAAAATGGAAAATTAGTTCTAGTTGCAGAAGACGATTATAAAGTTGAGCAAGTCAAAGATGTTTTATTCAGCAAGTTAGTAAAACGGGCAGTTCCAATTAAAAATATCCATTTTTCCGATAGCGAAAAGGCTCTTGGAGGAAACGTCCGTCAATACGGTGACCTGATCAGCGGCATCGATCGAGACAATGCAAAAAAAATCAATGTAGCAATCAAAAATTCAGGAATCAAAGTAAAATCACAAATCCAAGAAGACAAAATTCGTGTGACTGGAAAAAGCCGTGATGATCTACAAAAGGTGATTACATTACTTAGAACACTTGATCTACCTGTTGAACTTCAGTTTACTAATTATCGTTGA
- a CDS encoding asparaginase, with product MKTILVLHTGGTISMSKEADGNVALNTMNPLLEQEALLEGKVNLIVESIFNIPSPHMTLTRMLELKERIQQAHAEKIDGVVITHGTDTLEETAYFLDITLENKIPVVLTGAMRSSNEIGTDGLYNFISAVWTACSEESQGKGVLVVMNDEIHTARYVTKTHTTNVATFRTPTFGPIGMIAKERTFFASEVRPQEICDIQEVEGNVYVIKAYAGMDQQLFDLVDNDQTDGLVIEALGAGNLPPQTLPALKRLLQRKIPIVLVSRCSNGIAEDIYDYEGGGVNLKKMGLIFSRGLNGPKARIRLIVGLNSGKNMQELVEFLSE from the coding sequence ATGAAAACTATTCTTGTTTTGCATACAGGCGGGACAATTTCAATGTCTAAAGAGGCAGATGGTAATGTAGCACTCAATACAATGAATCCCTTACTCGAACAAGAAGCTTTGCTGGAGGGTAAGGTCAACTTGATTGTTGAATCGATTTTTAATATTCCTTCTCCTCATATGACATTAACACGTATGCTTGAGTTAAAAGAGCGAATTCAGCAGGCACACGCTGAAAAAATCGATGGCGTCGTCATCACTCATGGGACCGATACGTTGGAAGAAACAGCTTATTTTTTGGATATCACGCTGGAAAATAAAATTCCCGTCGTTCTGACTGGTGCGATGCGGTCAAGCAATGAAATCGGGACAGATGGCTTGTATAATTTCATCAGTGCTGTATGGACTGCTTGTTCGGAGGAATCTCAGGGAAAAGGTGTTTTAGTGGTGATGAACGATGAGATCCATACGGCTCGTTATGTAACGAAGACGCACACTACAAATGTAGCAACATTCCGGACGCCGACTTTTGGACCGATCGGTATGATCGCCAAGGAAAGAACTTTTTTTGCAAGTGAAGTGCGGCCGCAAGAAATATGTGATATTCAAGAAGTTGAAGGAAATGTATATGTCATTAAAGCTTATGCTGGGATGGATCAGCAGCTGTTTGATTTAGTGGACAATGACCAGACGGATGGTTTGGTTATCGAGGCTCTTGGCGCGGGAAATCTTCCACCGCAAACCTTACCTGCGCTAAAACGACTGTTGCAAAGAAAAATTCCGATCGTTCTAGTTTCACGTTGTTCGAATGGAATCGCTGAGGACATCTATGATTATGAAGGCGGCGGCGTGAATCTTAAAAAAATGGGCTTGATTTTTTCAAGAGGATTGAATGGCCCTAAGGCCCGCATTCGCTTGATCGTTGGGTTGAATAGTGGAAAAAATATGCAGGAGTTAGTAGAATTTTTAAGTGAATAG
- a CDS encoding ATP-dependent DNA helicase, protein MKDRQRIAVRSLVEFILRRGSIDARHTSEHTAAEGAKIHRKLQKAAPAGYKKEVKLSIDVEMNGQTYFIEGRADGIFTDEDKGTVIDEIKSSEPDFSELREEQIDMYWYQVMCYGHIYCQQEELETITLQLTYFQTTTEEITRTEKLFTKQELCEFFDDLTSKYEQWLIFKMNWRKIRNDSLKELPFPYGDYRKGQRELAVAVYKTILSDQKLFVEAPTGTGKTISTLFPTLKAIGEEQAERAFYLTAKTITRQVAEDAVEAMKQKNLELKSVTLTAKDKICFLTERNCTPEACPFANGYYDRLNEGLWDLLNNENQFTREVIERYAKKHSLCPFELSLDVSLWCDLVICDYNYLFDPTVYLRRFFEEQQEEKENIFLVDEIHNLVNRSREMYSASLAKNTFSSLRKTLGKEQQKLTRAIRKVEKEFEKIEQICKEEEKDFLHQSAPIDSLVKAAYTLSEKIGEWLPENQAYEELNQVLSVYFDVLNYTKISEYYDDHYCTYVECQSYDVTVKQFCIDPSYLLEQKLDKGKASILFSASLTPLDYYQEVLGGGEESLRYRIPNPFTKDNQLLVIENHIQTTYKERERNYQKIVESLTNMIQQRTGNYFVFFSSYSYMDVVYDLFREKNPGIKTKLQASSMNEAEREAFLADFVSDPEETLLGFCVLGGIFSEGIDLKGTRLIGTAIVGVGLPQINHEQELIKRYYDLEKNQGFQFAYQIPGMNKVLQAAGRVIRDSEDRGVVLLLDQRFSSAAVRQFFPPHWDQSQTAYSAERSKELQQQFWLSTSE, encoded by the coding sequence ATGAAAGATAGACAACGGATCGCAGTCCGCAGTTTAGTAGAATTTATTTTGCGTAGAGGTAGTATCGATGCAAGACATACAAGTGAACATACGGCGGCTGAAGGAGCGAAAATCCATCGTAAATTGCAAAAAGCGGCTCCAGCTGGATATAAGAAGGAAGTTAAGCTTTCGATCGATGTAGAAATGAATGGTCAAACATACTTCATTGAAGGACGTGCCGATGGCATTTTTACAGATGAGGACAAGGGGACCGTCATTGATGAGATAAAAAGTTCAGAACCTGATTTCTCTGAGCTGCGGGAAGAACAGATCGATATGTACTGGTACCAAGTCATGTGTTACGGGCACATCTATTGTCAACAAGAAGAGCTAGAAACGATCACGTTACAGCTAACGTATTTTCAAACGACAACGGAAGAAATCACGCGAACAGAAAAGCTATTTACAAAACAGGAGCTGTGTGAATTTTTTGATGATTTGACCAGCAAGTACGAGCAATGGCTGATTTTTAAAATGAATTGGCGAAAGATCAGAAATGACTCTTTGAAAGAACTTCCGTTTCCGTATGGTGATTATCGCAAAGGGCAAAGAGAATTAGCCGTCGCTGTCTATAAAACGATTTTAAGTGATCAAAAGTTGTTTGTAGAAGCACCGACAGGAACTGGTAAAACAATCTCTACATTATTTCCAACACTAAAAGCAATCGGTGAAGAACAAGCAGAACGTGCATTTTACTTAACTGCGAAAACGATCACACGTCAGGTAGCAGAAGATGCAGTAGAAGCGATGAAACAAAAGAATCTGGAATTAAAAAGTGTGACTTTAACAGCAAAAGATAAAATTTGTTTTTTGACTGAACGAAATTGCACACCGGAAGCGTGCCCTTTTGCGAATGGGTACTATGACCGTCTGAATGAAGGGTTATGGGATCTGTTAAACAATGAAAATCAATTTACAAGAGAAGTTATTGAACGCTATGCCAAAAAGCATAGTCTTTGCCCGTTTGAGTTGTCGTTAGATGTAAGTTTATGGTGTGATCTTGTGATTTGCGATTATAATTACTTATTTGATCCCACCGTATATTTAAGACGGTTCTTCGAAGAGCAGCAAGAAGAAAAAGAAAATATTTTTCTAGTCGATGAAATCCACAATCTAGTGAACCGTTCTAGAGAAATGTATTCAGCTTCTTTAGCTAAAAATACATTTAGCTCATTAAGAAAAACGCTTGGGAAAGAGCAGCAAAAACTGACACGAGCTATCCGGAAAGTCGAAAAGGAATTTGAGAAGATCGAACAAATCTGCAAAGAAGAAGAAAAAGACTTTCTGCATCAAAGTGCACCCATTGATTCGCTTGTAAAAGCGGCTTACACACTATCTGAGAAAATTGGTGAATGGCTGCCGGAGAATCAAGCATACGAAGAATTGAACCAAGTGTTATCCGTTTATTTTGATGTACTGAATTATACTAAAATCAGTGAATATTATGATGATCATTATTGTACTTACGTTGAGTGTCAGAGCTACGACGTGACTGTAAAGCAATTTTGCATCGATCCTTCCTATTTATTAGAGCAAAAATTAGACAAGGGCAAAGCGAGTATCTTATTTTCAGCTAGTTTGACTCCATTAGATTATTATCAAGAGGTTTTGGGTGGAGGAGAAGAAAGTTTGAGATACCGTATTCCGAATCCTTTTACTAAAGATAATCAGCTGTTAGTCATTGAAAATCATATTCAAACGACCTACAAGGAACGGGAACGGAATTATCAAAAGATCGTTGAAAGTCTAACAAATATGATCCAACAGCGAACTGGAAATTATTTTGTCTTTTTTTCATCTTATTCTTATATGGATGTCGTGTATGATCTATTCAGAGAAAAAAATCCAGGAATCAAAACCAAGCTGCAGGCTTCTTCTATGAATGAAGCTGAGCGGGAAGCTTTTTTAGCTGACTTTGTTTCTGATCCAGAAGAAACGTTGTTGGGCTTTTGTGTGTTAGGCGGGATTTTTTCAGAGGGAATCGATTTAAAAGGAACGCGATTGATTGGCACAGCGATTGTTGGGGTGGGTTTACCGCAGATCAATCACGAACAAGAATTGATCAAACGTTATTATGACCTAGAAAAAAATCAAGGGTTTCAATTTGCTTATCAAATCCCCGGAATGAACAAAGTGCTGCAGGCAGCAGGGCGTGTCATCAGGGATAGCGAAGATCGAGGAGTTGTATTATTGTTGGATCAGCGTTTTTCCTCTGCAGCTGTGCGACAATTTTTTCCGCCGCATTGGGATCAAAGTCAAACGGCTTATTCTGCCGAACGCTCAAAAGAATTACAGCAACAATTTTGGCTTTCAACAAGTGAATGA
- the argJ gene encoding bifunctional glutamate N-acetyltransferase/amino-acid acetyltransferase ArgJ: MDEKIPEGFKFYGTHAGIKKKRKDFGLIVADHVCHAAAVFTKNTFCGECIPIGKEHVKNGELQAVVVTSGVANVATGKEGRENEFQILDKISSKLAIAQENILPSSTGVIGPQLPIEKINTFLETHSLELTENYEDFAEAILTTDQRIKVQSLEVGEGKILGIVKGSGMIEPNMATMLAYILTDIKISKEDIYPMLKIAVDQSFNTISIDSDTSTSDTVALLASGHKTASMEELQIALNQVCHALALDVVKDAEGATKTMFVTVKNAMSQEQAKNAGKSIINSPLVKTALFGHDPNWGRIAMALGKTDGLIFDPNRVEISYGEYPIFSENHEELQNIEQIASYIQENEDIYLTVDLHQGTQDFQVIGCDLSYEYVKINSDYST; the protein is encoded by the coding sequence ATGGATGAAAAAATACCAGAAGGATTTAAATTTTATGGCACGCATGCCGGCATCAAGAAAAAAAGAAAAGACTTTGGTTTGATCGTAGCAGATCACGTGTGTCATGCGGCGGCTGTTTTTACTAAAAATACGTTTTGCGGTGAATGTATACCGATCGGTAAAGAACATGTCAAAAATGGAGAATTACAGGCAGTCGTAGTAACTAGTGGGGTTGCAAATGTGGCGACTGGCAAAGAAGGACGAGAGAATGAGTTTCAGATTTTAGATAAAATTTCGTCTAAACTGGCGATTGCTCAAGAAAATATTTTACCATCATCGACAGGTGTGATCGGACCACAATTACCTATTGAAAAAATCAATACATTTTTGGAGACGCATTCGCTGGAGCTTACAGAAAACTATGAAGACTTTGCCGAAGCTATTTTAACAACAGATCAACGGATCAAAGTGCAAAGTCTTGAGGTCGGTGAGGGAAAAATTTTAGGTATCGTCAAAGGATCGGGGATGATCGAGCCGAATATGGCGACCATGCTGGCTTATATTTTAACAGATATAAAAATCAGCAAAGAAGATATCTATCCAATGTTAAAAATCGCGGTTGACCAATCGTTTAATACAATCAGCATCGATTCAGATACAAGTACGAGTGACACAGTTGCCTTATTAGCAAGTGGTCATAAGACAGCTTCGATGGAAGAGCTGCAAATAGCCTTAAACCAAGTTTGTCATGCATTGGCTTTAGATGTTGTGAAAGATGCTGAAGGAGCAACTAAAACGATGTTTGTGACGGTCAAAAATGCTATGAGCCAAGAACAGGCAAAGAATGCTGGAAAATCAATAATCAATTCGCCATTAGTGAAGACCGCTTTGTTTGGTCACGATCCAAATTGGGGTCGAATTGCAATGGCGCTTGGGAAAACAGATGGACTTATTTTTGACCCTAATAGAGTTGAGATTTCTTATGGCGAATATCCGATCTTCTCTGAAAACCATGAAGAGCTGCAAAATATCGAACAAATCGCATCGTATATTCAAGAAAATGAGGATATCTATTTAACGGTCGATCTACACCAGGGAACTCAGGATTTCCAAGTGATCGGCTGTGATTTGAGCTATGAGTATGTCAAAATAAACAGCGATTATTCTACTTGA
- a CDS encoding Bax inhibitor-1/YccA family protein, whose product MNNGAVANVGLNKFYSKIYAFLAMGIGISALVSYLILNVYFFEVVMFLYKYPMAFYGFWIAELALVVFLGFKAAKNPTLAISGFVVYSILNGITLAVTLAMYTEGTVVAAFVSAAATFGGMSLVGIFTKRDLSAMGHAAYSALIGLIIAIFLNAFILKSGPVDYFISILMVIIFAGITAYDNQKIRTLYTQTGGQPGTGIAVFMALQLYLDFINLFLAFLRIFGKNN is encoded by the coding sequence ATGAATAACGGAGCAGTAGCAAATGTTGGTTTGAATAAGTTTTATTCAAAAATTTACGCGTTTTTAGCGATGGGAATCGGTATTAGTGCGTTAGTATCATATCTAATATTGAATGTATATTTCTTTGAAGTAGTGATGTTTTTATACAAATATCCAATGGCTTTTTATGGATTTTGGATTGCAGAATTAGCGTTAGTTGTTTTCTTAGGTTTTAAAGCAGCTAAAAATCCGACACTGGCAATCAGCGGATTTGTTGTATATTCTATACTGAATGGTATTACATTGGCTGTAACATTAGCGATGTATACAGAAGGAACCGTTGTAGCGGCTTTTGTTAGTGCAGCAGCTACGTTTGGAGGAATGTCATTAGTTGGGATTTTTACAAAACGTGATCTTTCTGCTATGGGACATGCAGCATACAGTGCGTTGATCGGTCTGATCATTGCGATTTTCCTGAATGCATTTATTTTAAAGAGTGGTCCTGTTGATTACTTTATTTCAATTTTGATGGTCATTATTTTTGCAGGTATCACTGCGTATGACAATCAAAAAATCCGTACTTTGTACACACAAACAGGCGGACAGCCAGGTACAGGGATCGCGGTTTTCATGGCATTACAATTATATCTTGATTTTATCAATTTATTCTTAGCATTCTTACGTATCTTTGGTAAAAACAACTAA
- a CDS encoding MaoC family dehydratase produces the protein MNIGKPRKLGKTIEDIEEGDSLSLTESIEDKDLLLYLGLTNDANPLYIQHDYAQKTEYGKPIVPSIMLMGIITSAISKHLPGPGSHVVNFSVNFVGPVFHYETLTFQFEVIKVDKMKDVVTISIEAVNEEGDRVLDAVVMVQPPQVTIDELEEKEGEMNE, from the coding sequence TTGAATATCGGAAAACCGAGAAAATTAGGCAAAACCATCGAAGATATTGAGGAAGGCGATTCGCTGTCTTTAACTGAGTCGATCGAAGATAAAGATTTACTTCTTTATTTGGGCTTAACGAATGATGCCAATCCTTTGTATATCCAACATGATTATGCCCAAAAAACAGAATACGGCAAGCCGATCGTTCCATCGATCATGCTGATGGGGATCATTACCAGTGCGATTTCAAAGCATTTACCAGGACCAGGCTCTCATGTGGTCAATTTTTCGGTGAACTTTGTAGGACCAGTCTTTCATTACGAAACACTGACATTTCAATTTGAAGTGATCAAGGTGGATAAAATGAAAGATGTTGTGACGATTTCGATCGAAGCTGTCAATGAAGAAGGAGACCGTGTGCTTGATGCAGTTGTCATGGTTCAGCCGCCTCAAGTGACAATAGACGAACTGGAAGAGAAAGAAGGAGAAATGAATGAATAA
- the murC gene encoding UDP-N-acetylmuramate--L-alanine ligase — protein sequence MSNQEKLHHFVGIKGSGMSSLALVLFEKGYRVQGSDVEEYFFTQRDLEKAGVKILPFNADNITKDMVVIAGNAFPDTHEELVRAKELGAEIIRYHDFIGRFIQPYTSVAVTGSHGKTSTTGLLSHVLTGIAPTSYLIGDGTGHGDPKAQFFAFEACEYRRHFLAYSPDYAIMTNIDFDHPDYYKSIEDVYSAFQTMAAQVKKGIFAYGDDKYLRQLSADVPIYYYGLNDDDDIQAKNIQRTTQGSSFDVYHKDEFVGHFVLPAFGQHNIMNALGVIAVAYFEKLDMSKVAAEMLTFAGVKRRFTEKKVSDMIIVDDYAHHPTEIMATIDGARQKYPDKEIIAVFQPHTFTRTIALMDEFADALDLADHVYLCDIFGSAREQKGDVKIEDLGNKIEKGGQVIKEDNVSPLLDHENAVIIFMGAGDVQKFEQAYETLLSNTTRNVL from the coding sequence ATGAGCAATCAAGAAAAATTACATCATTTTGTTGGCATAAAAGGTTCTGGAATGAGTTCATTGGCTCTTGTTTTATTTGAGAAAGGGTATCGTGTGCAAGGGTCTGATGTAGAAGAATATTTCTTTACACAGCGTGATCTAGAAAAGGCTGGAGTGAAGATCCTACCATTCAACGCAGACAATATCACGAAAGATATGGTTGTTATCGCTGGAAATGCGTTTCCGGATACACATGAAGAATTGGTTCGTGCAAAAGAGTTAGGTGCTGAAATCATTCGTTACCATGATTTTATCGGACGTTTTATTCAGCCTTATACAAGCGTTGCAGTGACTGGTTCTCATGGGAAAACAAGTACGACAGGTTTACTTTCTCATGTATTGACAGGAATCGCACCAACAAGCTATTTGATTGGTGACGGGACAGGACATGGGGATCCTAAAGCGCAGTTCTTCGCTTTTGAAGCTTGTGAATATCGCCGTCATTTTCTTGCTTATTCACCCGATTATGCAATCATGACGAACATCGATTTCGATCATCCTGATTATTATAAGAGTATCGAAGATGTTTATTCAGCATTCCAAACAATGGCAGCACAAGTGAAAAAAGGTATTTTTGCTTATGGAGATGACAAATATTTGCGCCAATTATCAGCAGATGTGCCGATTTATTATTATGGGTTGAATGATGATGATGATATTCAGGCTAAAAATATTCAACGAACAACACAAGGTTCTTCTTTTGATGTTTACCATAAAGATGAATTTGTAGGGCACTTTGTTTTACCGGCTTTTGGTCAACACAATATCATGAACGCACTTGGTGTGATCGCAGTTGCCTACTTTGAAAAACTGGATATGTCTAAAGTTGCAGCAGAAATGCTGACTTTTGCAGGCGTTAAACGCCGTTTTACTGAGAAAAAAGTATCAGATATGATCATTGTTGATGATTACGCACATCATCCGACTGAAATCATGGCGACGATCGATGGCGCACGTCAAAAATATCCTGATAAAGAAATTATCGCTGTGTTCCAACCTCATACCTTTACACGGACGATTGCATTGATGGATGAATTCGCAGATGCATTAGATTTAGCAGATCATGTTTACTTGTGTGATATTTTTGGATCGGCAAGAGAACAAAAAGGCGATGTGAAAATCGAAGATTTGGGTAATAAGATCGAAAAAGGCGGCCAAGTAATTAAAGAGGATAATGTTTCACCGCTATTAGATCATGAAAATGCTGTGATTATTTTTATGGGTGCTGGAGATGTTCAAAAATTTGAGCAAGCCTATGAAACATTATTGAGTAATACAACAAGAAACGTTCTATAA
- the asnS gene encoding asparagine--tRNA ligase has protein sequence MEQIQIIDSKHHVGETVKIGAWIANKRSSGKIAFLQLRDGTAYFQGIVVKSEVPEEVFQLAKSLTQETSVWITGEIREDSRSKFGYEIGVTGIEVIGESHEYPITPKEHGTDFLMDHRHLWLRSSRQHAIMQIRNEIIRATYEFFNKNNFVKIDPPILTASTAEGTTDLFETNYFDQKAYLSQSGQLYMEAAALAFGKVFSFGPTFRAEKSKTRRHLIEFWMIEPEMAFMHQEESLEVQEQYVAFLVQSVLDNCDYALDVLGRDREVLKKYTQLPFPRISYDEAVELLKENGFDDIEWGDDFGSPHETFIANSFDRPVFILNYPKAIKAFYMKPHPTRDDVVICADMIAPEGYGEIIGGSERAVDHDYLLEQIRNHNLDEAEYAWYLDLRRYGSVPHSGFGLGLERTVTWLAGIEHVREASPFPRLLNRIYP, from the coding sequence GTGGAACAAATTCAAATTATTGATTCAAAACATCATGTGGGGGAAACCGTAAAAATCGGCGCTTGGATCGCCAATAAACGTTCAAGCGGGAAGATCGCTTTTTTACAATTACGTGATGGGACAGCTTATTTTCAAGGGATCGTTGTCAAAAGTGAAGTTCCTGAAGAGGTCTTTCAATTAGCGAAAAGCTTAACGCAAGAAACCTCTGTTTGGATCACTGGTGAAATCAGAGAAGATAGCCGCTCGAAATTTGGTTATGAGATCGGTGTGACTGGCATCGAAGTGATCGGTGAAAGTCATGAATATCCAATTACACCTAAAGAGCATGGAACAGACTTCTTGATGGATCACCGTCATTTATGGCTGCGTTCATCCCGTCAGCATGCAATTATGCAGATCCGTAACGAAATCATTCGTGCGACATATGAATTTTTCAATAAAAACAACTTCGTAAAAATCGATCCGCCGATTTTAACAGCCAGCACAGCAGAAGGCACGACAGATTTATTTGAAACGAATTATTTCGATCAAAAAGCGTACCTATCTCAAAGTGGTCAATTGTATATGGAAGCAGCAGCTTTAGCTTTTGGGAAAGTATTCTCATTCGGACCGACCTTTAGAGCAGAAAAATCTAAAACACGCCGTCACTTGATCGAATTTTGGATGATCGAGCCTGAGATGGCCTTTATGCATCAAGAAGAAAGTTTGGAAGTCCAAGAGCAGTATGTAGCTTTCTTGGTTCAAAGTGTATTGGATAATTGTGATTACGCTCTTGATGTTTTAGGACGTGATAGAGAAGTCTTGAAAAAATATACACAATTACCATTCCCGCGTATTTCTTATGACGAAGCGGTTGAATTACTGAAAGAAAATGGATTTGATGATATTGAATGGGGAGATGATTTTGGTTCACCGCATGAAACCTTTATCGCAAATTCTTTTGATCGTCCTGTATTTATTTTGAACTATCCAAAAGCGATCAAAGCCTTTTATATGAAACCACATCCTACACGTGATGATGTTGTGATTTGTGCGGATATGATCGCACCGGAAGGGTATGGCGAAATCATTGGCGGTTCAGAACGTGCTGTCGATCATGATTATCTATTAGAGCAAATTCGTAACCATAATCTAGATGAAGCAGAATACGCTTGGTATTTAGACTTACGTCGTTATGGATCAGTACCGCACTCAGGATTTGGTTTAGGTTTAGAACGTACAGTGACTTGGCTCGCTGGAATCGAACATGTTCGTGAAGCAAGTCCATTCCCACGCTTATTGAATCGTATTTATCCATAA